A genomic stretch from Bacillus sp. N1-1 includes:
- a CDS encoding ornithine cyclodeaminase family protein translates to MENNLDLLFLSQSDVKESGGDNMNFIIDIIEEVISLHEKKDYVLPTKSSLRWGGIDDETSSGRINSMPGFIGGRFQSSGIKWISSAPQNPFKYNLPRAAGLIILNNPETLLPEVIMDGTLISAMRTGAVSGVVTKHLAKKDSTVLGLVGAGVQNRTQLMAIYAACPTLKTVKVADLNFNRAETFCNDMKGISENLTFEIVDTAEEAVRGSDIFSTATVTEKPIIKKDWVDKGSLHIHVGSHECEFDVIEQADKIVVDDWIQLMHRGVETICIMYNEGKFDPDTIYAELGAIVNGKKMGRENDDERIYFNSVGMGIEDVAVAKCIYDVAKERNLGRKFSLWDTPLFV, encoded by the coding sequence ATGGAGAATAATTTAGATTTATTATTTTTATCACAATCAGATGTGAAAGAGTCAGGTGGAGATAATATGAATTTCATTATTGATATAATTGAAGAAGTTATCTCTCTCCATGAAAAAAAAGATTATGTATTACCCACAAAATCCTCACTGCGGTGGGGAGGAATAGATGATGAAACGTCTAGCGGAAGAATTAATTCGATGCCGGGATTTATAGGTGGTAGATTCCAGTCTTCCGGAATTAAATGGATTTCGAGTGCTCCTCAAAATCCATTTAAGTATAATTTACCACGTGCAGCTGGATTAATTATATTGAATAACCCAGAAACTTTATTACCAGAAGTGATTATGGATGGAACATTGATTAGTGCAATGAGAACGGGAGCGGTCTCTGGTGTTGTTACAAAACACTTAGCAAAAAAAGATTCTACTGTTCTTGGTTTGGTAGGGGCAGGTGTACAGAACCGTACTCAACTGATGGCTATCTATGCTGCTTGTCCAACTTTAAAAACAGTCAAGGTTGCTGATTTAAACTTCAATCGTGCAGAAACATTTTGCAATGATATGAAGGGAATTAGTGAAAACTTAACCTTTGAAATTGTCGACACAGCTGAAGAAGCAGTTCGTGGCTCTGATATTTTTTCTACAGCAACAGTCACTGAAAAACCAATTATTAAAAAAGATTGGGTTGATAAGGGTTCACTACATATTCATGTAGGTAGTCATGAATGTGAATTTGATGTTATTGAACAAGCAGATAAAATAGTAGTAGATGATTGGATTCAATTAATGCATCGTGGAGTTGAAACAATATGCATAATGTACAACGAAGGGAAATTTGATCCAGATACTATCTATGCAGAGTTAGGAGCAATCGTTAATGGGAAAAAAATGGGTAGAGAAAATGATGATGAACGGATATATTTTAACAGCGTAGGTATGGGAATAGAAGATGTTGCTGTAGCCAAATGTATATACGATGTAGCAAAAGAGAGAAATTTAGGGCGTAAATTTAGTTTATGGGATACTCCTTTGTTTGTTTAA
- a CDS encoding TRAP transporter small permease, whose product MKSIRGILKNIEEIAACMFFLILCSAVMLGVCARLFNLSIVWTDELARYSFVWVVFIGSAAVLKRKQHITIEFLSTVLPEMGLKYLRTLIGFILMGMFIVLIRYGVLVTVDTWGVPTTSLGIPTGMVYLAIPISGALMLFYTVIDLIATWKNNGGAAPEEREVNV is encoded by the coding sequence GTGAAATCGATAAGGGGAATTTTAAAAAACATAGAAGAGATAGCCGCGTGCATGTTTTTCTTAATCTTATGTAGTGCAGTCATGCTAGGGGTATGTGCCAGGTTATTTAACCTTTCAATTGTATGGACAGATGAGCTCGCTCGTTATTCATTTGTTTGGGTGGTATTCATTGGGTCCGCAGCAGTTTTGAAACGAAAACAACATATAACTATTGAATTTTTGTCTACTGTGCTTCCTGAAATGGGACTTAAGTATTTAAGAACACTTATCGGCTTTATATTAATGGGGATGTTTATTGTACTCATTCGATATGGAGTACTTGTAACAGTTGATACATGGGGAGTACCTACAACAAGTTTAGGGATACCGACTGGAATGGTTTATTTAGCTATACCAATATCAGGTGCGTTGATGCTGTTCTACACAGTCATCGATTTAATCGCCACTTGGAAAAATAATGGAGGGGCAGCTCCAGAGGAAAGAGAAGTGAATGTATAA
- a CDS encoding TRAP transporter large permease, whose product MLALILSLFTLLLIGVPVGFSLVGASLISLLFQGSIPLEVLPQRLALGLDSFPLLAIPLFIFAGTLMEAGGITKRLIQFAEALVGHIRGSLAHVTVVSNVFMSGVSGSGVADAAATGSALIPAMVKRGYGKGFASAILAASATVGPIIPPSIPMIIFGSFAGVSIGKLFLGGVIPGIIMSSSLMIISYVIAKKRNYEKRERASLLVVFKTFIDAFWALLMPLIILVGIFTGFFTATESAVIAVVYSLIIGLFVYKDLKISELPKKVLDAVLMSAAVGIIIAASAPFAWYMAFEQGPQHLLDFFQSITNSPTIILLFLMAILLVLGCFLDGTAIIIITTPVILPILIQFGIDPLHYGVILAINVMIGTITPPVGVIMYVATGIAKANIFEFSREVRPFLITLLALLLLFMLIPGIVTFLPNLLMD is encoded by the coding sequence ATGCTAGCCTTAATTCTATCACTGTTCACTCTCTTGTTAATCGGAGTACCTGTAGGTTTTTCCTTAGTAGGTGCGTCATTAATTTCACTTCTGTTCCAAGGTTCTATTCCATTAGAGGTCTTGCCGCAACGTTTGGCGCTAGGTTTAGACTCTTTTCCTCTCCTTGCAATTCCATTATTCATCTTTGCCGGTACATTAATGGAAGCGGGGGGGATAACGAAACGATTAATTCAATTTGCTGAGGCGCTGGTAGGTCATATCAGAGGTAGTCTTGCACATGTAACTGTGGTTTCAAATGTATTTATGTCAGGTGTTTCTGGTTCCGGTGTAGCAGATGCTGCTGCTACCGGATCTGCCTTGATACCTGCCATGGTAAAACGGGGATATGGGAAGGGATTTGCGTCAGCTATTCTAGCAGCGAGTGCAACGGTTGGTCCAATAATTCCACCAAGTATTCCAATGATTATCTTTGGAAGCTTTGCTGGGGTTTCAATTGGAAAACTGTTTCTTGGAGGCGTCATACCAGGTATTATAATGAGCTCGTCTCTCATGATTATTTCTTATGTAATTGCGAAGAAAAGAAACTACGAGAAGCGAGAAAGAGCAAGTTTGCTTGTGGTATTCAAAACGTTTATAGATGCTTTCTGGGCATTATTAATGCCTCTTATCATTCTGGTTGGAATCTTTACAGGATTTTTCACTGCTACTGAATCTGCTGTTATTGCTGTGGTCTATTCACTAATTATTGGTTTGTTTGTATACAAGGATTTAAAAATCTCTGAACTGCCAAAAAAGGTTTTGGATGCTGTTTTAATGTCAGCTGCCGTTGGTATCATCATTGCAGCTTCAGCGCCTTTTGCATGGTATATGGCATTTGAACAAGGTCCACAACACTTACTAGATTTCTTCCAATCAATCACAAATTCACCAACGATTATTTTACTGTTCCTAATGGCGATTTTGTTAGTTTTAGGATGTTTTTTGGACGGGACAGCCATCATTATAATTACAACGCCCGTTATTTTGCCTATACTCATTCAATTTGGTATAGATCCGTTACATTATGGTGTGATACTCGCAATTAACGTTATGATTGGTACAATTACTCCACCAGTTGGGGTAATAATGTATGTTGCAACTGGGATAGCAAAAGCAAATATATTTGAATTTTCAAGAGAAGTAAGACCCTTTTTAATAACGCTACTTGCTTTACTATTACTATTTATGCTTATTCCAGGAATTGTAACTTTTTTACCTAATTTGTTAATGGATTAA
- the rpiB gene encoding ribose 5-phosphate isomerase B — MKISVGGDHAGFPLKGKVVSVIKGLGHEVVDYGCFDETPIDFPDITQTVCESVLDGKADRALLVCGTGVGASIAANKIPGIRASVCHDIYSAHQCVEHDDVNVMCVGAQIVGHKIVEELIESFLNATFSTSEEFRRRVKKLSEMEVMYSQKLLTNQK, encoded by the coding sequence ATGAAGATTTCAGTAGGAGGAGACCACGCTGGTTTTCCTTTAAAAGGAAAAGTTGTAAGCGTTATCAAGGGGTTAGGACATGAAGTAGTGGATTATGGTTGTTTTGATGAGACACCGATTGATTTTCCTGATATCACACAAACAGTATGTGAGTCAGTGTTAGATGGTAAAGCTGATCGAGCATTATTGGTCTGTGGAACTGGGGTAGGAGCAAGTATAGCCGCAAATAAGATCCCTGGAATTCGTGCCTCTGTTTGCCATGATATATACTCCGCTCATCAATGTGTAGAACATGATGACGTTAATGTGATGTGTGTCGGTGCTCAAATCGTGGGACACAAAATCGTAGAAGAATTAATTGAATCGTTTTTAAATGCTACTTTTAGTACCTCTGAAGAGTTTAGAAGACGCGTTAAAAAGTTAAGTGAAATGGAAGTTATGTACTCTCAAAAGCTTCTAACAAATCAGAAATAA
- a CDS encoding DUF421 domain-containing protein yields the protein MLSFIGTVLILFLVTIVVIRFMGKSALAQFTPHDLTALFFIVTLAIKAIKVEGITQALIGIAIVIIIHISLSKLSLYKHLNRFVIGEPTILIKHGKLIKMNLKKSRFSLSELLSSIRSKGYADITNIQYAILEPNGEISVLPKEESMPVTPKILNCHVDYSGLPIAVVIEGKIQYKNLELIHKDKEWLLKEIKAAGVSNIKHIFYASVRDDDYSLTVDNGKGNIGTLK from the coding sequence ATGCTCTCGTTTATCGGAACAGTACTCATATTGTTTTTAGTAACCATTGTGGTTATAAGATTTATGGGGAAGTCCGCCTTAGCTCAATTTACCCCACATGATTTAACAGCCCTATTTTTTATTGTTACCCTGGCGATTAAAGCAATCAAAGTCGAAGGGATTACTCAAGCATTAATAGGTATTGCGATTGTCATTATCATACATATATCACTATCAAAATTAAGTCTATACAAGCACCTCAACCGATTTGTAATTGGAGAACCAACGATTTTGATAAAACATGGCAAGTTAATCAAAATGAATCTTAAAAAAAGTCGCTTTTCTTTGTCAGAATTACTATCAAGTATAAGAAGTAAAGGCTATGCTGACATTACCAATATCCAATACGCTATTCTTGAACCAAATGGAGAAATAAGTGTACTTCCAAAAGAAGAGTCCATGCCTGTGACACCCAAAATCTTAAATTGTCATGTAGATTATAGTGGTCTCCCTATTGCAGTAGTCATTGAGGGGAAAATACAATATAAAAATTTAGAACTTATTCATAAAGATAAAGAATGGTTATTAAAAGAAATCAAAGCAGCAGGGGTTTCAAATATAAAGCATATTTTTTACGCTTCGGTAAGGGACGATGATTACTCGTTAACAGTAGACAATGGGAAAGGAAACATCGGAACATTAAAATAG
- a CDS encoding TRAP transporter substrate-binding protein, translating into MKLSKFKTLAMVIPLVFTMVACGSDTSETNANVSDEGEKITVKLAHVTNDQSAIHLGSVKFKELVEEQSNGSIEVEVIPGGQLGSEKDLIESTKLGTVDITIPSAAVLSNFVPKAAVLTLPYVIEGSNEQEKYESLKELAKSDAYKEIEKEADAEGLKLFSEAVWWVGDRHVTTKDKPIQTLEEMEGLKIRTPDAAAHTEPFKAMDANVTPMNITEVYYSLKTGAIEAQENSINQIYTNNFHEVQKYVNMTGHMTQNELPVLNKNWFNGLTEDQQSIIETAMFDAGVYMSDLQLKQNEEELEILKENGMEVINTDLTKFKEATKDLYQIFGDAIDQQFYNDIVESQ; encoded by the coding sequence ATGAAACTAAGTAAATTCAAGACTTTGGCGATGGTGATACCACTAGTATTTACAATGGTAGCTTGCGGAAGTGATACATCAGAAACCAATGCAAACGTTTCTGATGAGGGAGAGAAGATTACTGTTAAATTGGCACACGTGACGAATGATCAATCTGCTATTCACTTAGGCTCTGTTAAATTTAAAGAACTTGTAGAAGAACAATCTAATGGAAGTATAGAAGTTGAAGTTATTCCAGGTGGACAACTTGGTAGTGAGAAAGATTTAATTGAAAGCACTAAACTAGGTACAGTTGATATTACAATCCCTTCAGCTGCTGTTTTATCTAATTTTGTTCCAAAAGCAGCCGTTCTTACGCTTCCATATGTAATTGAAGGCTCTAATGAACAGGAGAAATATGAATCGTTGAAAGAGCTTGCGAAAAGTGATGCATATAAAGAAATTGAAAAAGAAGCAGATGCTGAAGGTCTAAAATTATTCTCGGAAGCAGTTTGGTGGGTAGGAGATAGGCATGTAACAACTAAAGATAAACCAATTCAAACCCTAGAAGAGATGGAAGGGTTAAAAATAAGAACGCCAGATGCAGCAGCTCACACAGAACCATTCAAAGCAATGGATGCGAATGTAACGCCAATGAATATTACTGAAGTTTATTATTCGCTAAAAACAGGTGCTATTGAAGCTCAAGAAAACTCCATTAATCAAATTTATACGAATAACTTCCACGAGGTTCAAAAATATGTGAACATGACTGGGCATATGACACAGAATGAATTACCAGTTCTCAATAAGAATTGGTTTAATGGATTAACAGAAGATCAACAATCAATTATCGAAACAGCTATGTTCGATGCGGGTGTCTACATGTCTGATCTGCAACTAAAACAGAACGAAGAAGAGCTTGAAATATTGAAAGAAAATGGCATGGAAGTTATAAATACTGATTTAACAAAATTTAAGGAAGCAACGAAAGACCTGTATCAAATTTTTGGTGATGCGATCGATCAACAGTTTTACAACGACATCGTTGAATCCCAGTGA
- a CDS encoding LacI family DNA-binding transcriptional regulator: MNKKVTIKEVAKKAEVSTATVSNVINNTKFVSEKVRERVLKVIQELDYQANALAKSLRSQESRLIGVIVSDISNPFFSNVVKGIEEGTAANGYNVLLCNTASSLEKEIEFLGILIGKRVEGVIISSSGTDKEYFENLNNIDVPVVFLNRSPNTPAHKVVMTNNIKGANIATEHLIQHGYKNIGIISGPSSLSTGKDRLTGYRRAMEDYHLSIPDSYIQEGDFSIESGYKAMKDLLTQNNEIEACFISNNFMTLGAYKYLKEVNYSVPNDIAIIGYDDADWADIMNPPLTTVKQPAYEQGIKAIDIMLSTIRSEGHKQQIEYLEPNLVVRKSCGC, translated from the coding sequence ATGAATAAAAAAGTAACAATTAAAGAGGTAGCGAAAAAAGCAGAAGTTTCAACTGCGACAGTATCAAATGTCATAAACAATACTAAGTTTGTTAGTGAAAAAGTACGCGAACGAGTTCTCAAGGTAATTCAAGAATTAGACTATCAAGCCAATGCTTTAGCGAAAAGCCTGCGTAGTCAAGAGTCTCGACTTATTGGTGTCATTGTATCTGACATTTCTAATCCGTTTTTTTCAAACGTTGTAAAAGGAATTGAAGAGGGTACAGCTGCAAATGGATATAACGTGTTACTTTGTAATACTGCATCCAGTCTCGAGAAGGAAATAGAATTTCTTGGGATTTTAATTGGAAAAAGAGTTGAGGGTGTTATCATTTCATCTTCAGGAACTGATAAAGAATACTTTGAAAATCTTAATAATATTGATGTTCCTGTTGTGTTCTTGAATCGTTCACCTAATACTCCTGCTCATAAGGTAGTAATGACAAATAATATTAAAGGTGCGAACATCGCAACAGAACATTTAATACAACACGGTTATAAAAACATTGGTATTATTTCTGGTCCATCTTCATTGAGTACAGGAAAAGATCGTCTGACAGGTTACAGACGAGCGATGGAGGATTATCATCTTTCAATTCCTGATTCATACATCCAAGAAGGTGACTTTAGTATAGAAAGTGGCTACAAGGCGATGAAAGATCTTCTTACTCAGAATAATGAAATCGAGGCATGCTTTATATCAAATAACTTCATGACGTTAGGCGCCTATAAGTATTTGAAAGAAGTAAATTATTCAGTACCTAACGATATTGCGATCATTGGTTATGATGATGCTGATTGGGCAGATATTATGAATCCGCCCCTGACAACAGTTAAACAACCAGCATATGAACAAGGGATTAAAGCGATTGATATAATGCTTTCAACAATACGTAGTGAGGGACATAAGCAGCAAATAGAGTATTTAGAACCAAACTTAGTAGTACGTAAATCGTGTGGGTGCTAA
- a CDS encoding MurR/RpiR family transcriptional regulator has product MRWENFIVEKVKSENAKITKTQQLVADYFVKHTEKATYMTVNQIAQEVGVSETTVIRFALSLGYKKFSEFQDELQSKILGDRTVHRLQKSNTEVKEVGVLSSSFHQDIDNLGRTLNQINEVEFNKVVEIISNTNQITVLGLRSSLTDAYYLGFSLNAMLGNVNIITNDNGIDLEASLLKINEQSIVIVFTYTRFTIGTLEVLKYLKNEHDCTVVTITNSVRCPTIPYSNFVFLMDIDSFTPMQSHVSSFAFSNALISAVGLKQKNRVESNLNKLEKYYSNGNLFYEK; this is encoded by the coding sequence TTGCGATGGGAAAACTTTATTGTGGAAAAGGTGAAATCAGAAAATGCCAAAATTACTAAAACACAGCAACTTGTCGCTGACTACTTCGTAAAGCATACAGAGAAAGCAACATATATGACAGTCAACCAAATCGCACAGGAAGTAGGAGTTAGTGAAACAACTGTCATAAGATTTGCACTATCGTTAGGATATAAGAAATTTTCAGAATTTCAAGATGAGCTCCAGAGCAAAATTTTAGGAGATCGTACTGTTCATCGACTACAAAAATCAAATACGGAAGTGAAAGAAGTAGGTGTACTGAGTTCAAGTTTTCATCAAGACATTGATAATCTAGGAAGAACTTTGAACCAGATTAATGAAGTTGAGTTTAATAAAGTAGTCGAGATTATTTCTAATACTAATCAAATTACTGTCCTCGGTTTACGTTCTTCTTTAACTGACGCATATTACTTAGGGTTTTCATTAAATGCAATGTTAGGAAATGTGAACATCATTACTAATGATAATGGAATAGATTTAGAGGCTAGCCTATTAAAAATAAATGAACAAAGCATAGTTATTGTTTTCACTTATACAAGGTTTACAATTGGAACTTTAGAAGTGCTGAAATATCTGAAAAATGAGCATGATTGTACAGTAGTTACTATTACTAATAGTGTACGTTGTCCCACAATACCCTATAGTAACTTTGTATTTTTAATGGATATTGATTCCTTCACACCAATGCAATCTCATGTGTCCTCTTTTGCTTTTTCAAATGCTCTGATTTCTGCAGTTGGACTCAAGCAAAAGAATAGAGTTGAGTCCAACCTTAATAAACTCGAAAAGTATTATAGTAATGGGAATTTATTTTATGAAAAGTAA
- a CDS encoding DegV family protein translates to MRRIILSTESGADVPGDLAEKYDIQVVPMHIIMDGKDYLDGSLPVQDIYDYYERTKKIPSTTSTNAHEYQEFFATIREKFPDCIIVHIGYTSKASSSFQNAVIAAEEFEDIYLIDALNVTGGLAAIVLYAAKVLEKEPGIEAERLVGKIEAIVPKSRLAFIPGSLDFLKAGGRVSNMASLIGALLKIKPCIELKDGKLMSTKKYRGKMSGASEKLLRDYLSEFNIDREQLYFIYSIGLDEKIKERMDEVAKENGFQNIRWIQAGGMISTHSGAGGFGIAGLEQ, encoded by the coding sequence ATGAGAAGGATTATCTTATCGACCGAAAGCGGCGCCGACGTACCGGGTGATTTAGCTGAAAAGTACGATATTCAAGTCGTTCCCATGCACATCATTATGGATGGGAAGGATTATTTAGACGGTTCATTGCCGGTCCAGGATATTTATGACTATTACGAACGCACGAAGAAAATCCCTTCTACTACCTCTACAAATGCTCATGAGTATCAAGAGTTTTTTGCGACTATAAGAGAGAAGTTCCCAGATTGCATCATTGTACACATTGGTTATACATCAAAAGCATCTTCTTCTTTTCAAAATGCTGTTATTGCTGCGGAAGAATTTGAAGACATTTATCTCATTGATGCTTTGAACGTTACTGGAGGATTAGCTGCGATTGTGTTGTATGCCGCTAAAGTTTTAGAAAAAGAACCTGGCATTGAAGCGGAACGATTAGTTGGAAAAATAGAGGCGATCGTTCCTAAATCAAGACTGGCTTTCATCCCAGGCAGCCTTGATTTTCTGAAAGCGGGAGGACGGGTAAGCAATATGGCTTCTCTGATTGGAGCTCTGTTAAAAATAAAGCCATGCATCGAATTGAAGGATGGAAAGCTGATGTCTACAAAGAAGTACCGCGGGAAAATGAGTGGAGCTAGTGAAAAACTTTTGAGAGATTACTTAAGTGAATTCAACATCGATAGAGAGCAGCTTTATTTTATCTACTCCATCGGACTCGATGAAAAGATTAAAGAGCGGATGGATGAGGTTGCCAAAGAAAACGGATTTCAAAATATAAGATGGATCCAAGCGGGCGGTATGATTTCGACTCATTCTGGAGCCGGGGGCTTCGGGATAGCGGGATTAGAGCAATAG
- a CDS encoding glycosyltransferase — protein MKKLLFMGLTLLFLLNMSPGLISANGNTQEQCISQSEVKFENEFRRLWIDHVLWTSNYITSATTAGAEDQKQVLSRLLKNQVDIGNTLKPVYGEDAGNKLTDLLKEHIVIAGKIVDAAKNGKKDMVNQLNREWYRNADDIATFLSGANPNLENEEVKKMLYKHLELVTDDLTASLEKEWDSRIVAIDEGVMHIILMADTISEGIVKQFPEKFKK, from the coding sequence ATGAAAAAATTATTGTTTATGGGGTTAACTTTGTTATTTCTGCTAAACATGTCACCTGGGTTAATTAGTGCCAATGGTAACACTCAGGAACAATGTATTAGTCAATCAGAGGTGAAATTCGAAAATGAATTCAGGAGACTTTGGATTGATCATGTATTATGGACAAGTAATTATATTACAAGTGCAACAACAGCAGGAGCGGAGGATCAAAAGCAAGTACTATCTAGGCTTCTGAAAAATCAGGTTGATATCGGTAATACTTTAAAGCCGGTTTACGGAGAGGACGCAGGGAATAAACTTACGGATTTGCTTAAGGAGCATATTGTTATTGCTGGCAAGATTGTAGATGCAGCTAAAAACGGAAAAAAAGACATGGTGAATCAGCTAAACAGAGAATGGTATAGAAATGCTGATGATATAGCGACGTTCCTTAGTGGAGCCAACCCTAATCTTGAAAATGAAGAAGTAAAAAAAATGTTGTATAAGCATTTGGAATTGGTTACAGATGACTTAACAGCAAGCTTAGAAAAAGAATGGGATTCAAGAATCGTTGCGATTGATGAAGGGGTCATGCATATAATTCTGATGGCAGATACAATCTCTGAGGGAATTGTGAAACAGTTTCCAGAGAAGTTTAAAAAATAA
- a CDS encoding sodium/glutamate symporter, translating to MFPNSPIDSESLNSLLFYLSVLGLILFVATFIRLKVGFFKKFFIPASLIAGLIGILFGPYGFNVFPEEMVATWGSLAGVLINIVFAPMLIGMTFNNSKESSKYALPQVLYSYIGSTLQIAVPLIIVGLLILPIWDVNELFGTVIEIGWAGGHGTAGGMTEVFTNLGWENGSSIALTAATIGLLIGIVGGMIVINIGVKKGYTSQIKSQSQLNSGHQSDTFSKTASSFTSVNPNVIESFGFHIAIIFVAILIGWVLKLMISPIFSGVPLFPLAMIGGLIINVILSKTKYFSLIDRNTLQRIQGFSLEFLIVSAVAAIKVPIVFEYALPLLLITLGSIIALLWYFFYLGPKMFEKDWFEHSIVNLGTMAGVTAVGLMLLRTVDPDMETSAGTAFALRAPFFSPFLGGGIITALVPTLIVTYNSLTVGIAFLLISILIIAIAYMFGIFKFKRKSVEMYSSGQKRQTS from the coding sequence ATGTTTCCAAACAGCCCAATTGATTCTGAGTCCCTAAATTCTCTATTGTTTTATTTAAGTGTATTGGGTTTAATTTTGTTCGTAGCAACATTTATTCGTTTAAAGGTAGGTTTTTTTAAGAAGTTCTTTATACCAGCTTCTTTAATTGCTGGCTTAATTGGTATTTTGTTTGGTCCTTATGGCTTCAATGTGTTTCCGGAAGAAATGGTAGCGACTTGGGGAAGTTTGGCAGGGGTATTAATTAACATTGTCTTTGCACCAATGTTAATCGGAATGACGTTTAACAATTCTAAGGAATCTAGTAAATACGCGTTACCACAAGTTTTATATAGTTATATTGGCAGTACATTACAAATAGCCGTTCCTTTGATAATTGTTGGCTTATTAATACTACCAATCTGGGATGTAAATGAATTATTTGGAACTGTTATTGAAATTGGATGGGCTGGAGGACATGGAACCGCTGGTGGTATGACAGAGGTGTTTACTAATTTAGGGTGGGAAAATGGTTCTTCCATTGCATTAACTGCTGCTACTATTGGGTTATTGATTGGGATAGTTGGTGGGATGATCGTGATCAATATTGGGGTTAAAAAGGGCTACACTTCCCAGATAAAAAGTCAATCTCAATTAAATTCAGGTCACCAATCAGATACTTTTAGTAAAACCGCAAGTTCCTTTACATCAGTGAATCCAAATGTGATTGAAAGTTTTGGTTTTCATATAGCGATCATCTTTGTTGCCATTTTAATTGGATGGGTTCTCAAACTTATGATATCACCAATATTTTCGGGAGTTCCTTTGTTTCCGTTAGCAATGATTGGTGGACTAATCATAAATGTGATTTTATCAAAGACTAAGTATTTTAGTTTAATAGACAGAAATACACTTCAACGAATTCAAGGATTTTCGCTTGAATTCCTTATTGTAAGCGCTGTCGCAGCTATTAAAGTGCCGATTGTTTTTGAATACGCACTACCACTTCTTCTTATTACTTTAGGAAGTATTATTGCTTTGTTATGGTATTTCTTTTACCTCGGGCCTAAGATGTTTGAGAAAGATTGGTTTGAACATTCAATTGTTAATTTAGGGACAATGGCTGGAGTAACAGCAGTTGGTTTAATGTTGCTTCGCACTGTTGACCCAGACATGGAGACGAGTGCTGGTACAGCCTTTGCATTAAGAGCACCATTCTTTAGCCCATTTCTTGGAGGGGGAATTATTACAGCCCTTGTTCCAACATTAATTGTAACTTATAACTCACTTACAGTAGGAATTGCTTTTCTATTAATTTCAATCCTTATTATTGCTATTGCATATATGTTTGGAATATTTAAATTCAAAAGGAAGAGCGTTGAAATGTATTCATCGGGCCAAAAACGTCAAACTTCATAA